In Hahella sp. KA22, one genomic interval encodes:
- a CDS encoding LysE family translocator → MSLSFIAAWLAVMFPLVFSPGPANVVFAASGAQLGVKRSLPLMAGIDLVFLLKSLLVGFGLGAVMQEYPQSYAILRTAGACYLFYLGYCFFRPALSGDPTAPKKLGFKDGLIIQLLNAKGWVMVVLMFSLFGAQGEEATARALWLAAMLACLNICTHLAWIAAGAVLVKRLTGGLGQHVQAVLFGGGLIVVGVWLLLG, encoded by the coding sequence ATGTCGTTAAGCTTTATTGCGGCCTGGCTGGCCGTCATGTTCCCCCTTGTATTCAGTCCCGGCCCCGCCAATGTGGTGTTCGCCGCTTCCGGCGCGCAGTTGGGCGTTAAGCGCTCATTGCCCTTGATGGCGGGAATCGATCTGGTGTTTCTTCTTAAATCGTTGCTGGTGGGGTTTGGCCTGGGAGCGGTGATGCAGGAGTATCCGCAGAGCTACGCCATTCTGCGCACCGCCGGCGCCTGTTACCTGTTCTATCTGGGGTACTGTTTTTTCCGTCCGGCGCTGTCTGGAGACCCGACCGCTCCCAAAAAGCTTGGCTTCAAAGATGGCCTGATTATCCAACTGCTCAACGCCAAAGGGTGGGTGATGGTGGTCCTGATGTTTTCTTTGTTTGGCGCTCAGGGCGAAGAGGCGACGGCGCGGGCGCTATGGCTGGCGGCGATGCTGGCCTGTCTTAATATCTGTACTCATCTTGCCTGGATCGCTGCTGGCGCGGTGCTGGTGAAACGACTGACTGGCGGCCTTGGCCAGCATGTGCAGGCGGTTTTGTTCGGCGGCGGGTTGATCGTTGTCGGCGTCTGGTTACTCCTGGGTTGA
- a CDS encoding AraC family transcriptional regulator, whose protein sequence is MKEYSRLWESPRVQGVELLSAAFNRFSFSKHWHDQLAVGVILQGAEGLDYRGDKVVIPCGQIVAINPAEPHTGFAASDGGWRYRMFYFEEALLRETLREHRNGFSPFLRGPVVDDPAVFSLLLELHQALETESFSLAQDSLLTAALHQLFQRHGDGGEVETKRAQDLQGCLRIRDYLHDHWRRNVALEELAGLTGMSRFQLIRAFKQRFALTPHQFLILLKTREAKRLMEAGMEPLTAALECGFFDQSHLHRNFKRVYGVTPGSFAKRNFVQEPQSPLVID, encoded by the coding sequence GTGAAAGAATACTCCCGTTTGTGGGAAAGTCCCCGCGTGCAGGGCGTAGAGTTGCTTTCCGCCGCGTTTAACCGTTTCTCATTTAGCAAACACTGGCATGACCAGCTTGCCGTGGGCGTTATTCTGCAAGGCGCTGAGGGACTGGATTATCGCGGCGATAAAGTGGTGATTCCCTGTGGCCAGATCGTCGCCATCAATCCTGCAGAGCCGCATACCGGCTTCGCCGCCAGCGATGGCGGCTGGCGCTATCGCATGTTCTATTTCGAAGAAGCCTTGCTGCGGGAAACGCTGCGTGAGCATCGTAATGGTTTCTCGCCCTTTCTACGGGGGCCGGTGGTTGACGATCCTGCTGTCTTCTCGTTGTTGCTGGAACTGCATCAGGCGTTGGAGACAGAGAGTTTTTCTCTGGCTCAGGATTCATTACTGACAGCAGCGCTGCATCAGCTTTTCCAGCGCCATGGCGATGGCGGCGAAGTAGAGACGAAGCGCGCTCAGGACCTGCAAGGTTGTCTTCGGATTCGCGATTACCTGCACGACCACTGGCGTCGCAATGTCGCCCTGGAAGAGTTGGCGGGGCTGACCGGCATGAGCCGCTTTCAGTTGATTCGCGCCTTCAAGCAACGCTTTGCGTTGACCCCTCATCAATTTCTGATATTGCTGAAAACCCGTGAAGCCAAACGGCTGATGGAGGCCGGTATGGAGCCGCTGACGGCGGCTTTGGAATGCGGTTTCTTCGATCAAAGTCATCTGCATCGCAATTTCAAGCGAGTGTACGGCGTGACCCCCGGCAGTTTCGCCAAACGCAATTTCGTACAAGAACCACAAAGCCCTCTCGTCATAGATTAG
- the cobW gene encoding cobalamin biosynthesis protein CobW, which produces MQLNKIPATVVTGFLGSGKTTLLSNLLKQANGKRIAVIVNEFGELDIDADLLRNCPLDCDDNAATQTESGIYELANGCICCTVEEEFLPVMQKLVERRDQIDHILIETSGLALPKPLVQAFNWPDIKQFCTVDAVITVVDGPAVAAGRFAHDPERVEQQRLADDSLDHNPSLQELLDDQLSSADLVVISKSDCLDENARAQALQLVQAKLPERVKTLFVANGEVDSQVLIGLEAATEERIEAIHTHHDHHHDHGHHHRHAHDDFDSCVITLGAVDSDKLLAITRDLISANTIYRVKGFVANGDKPMRQVVQAVGDRIAHYFDRLWGADEDRKTRLVFIGQGIDASALRDALSAAEV; this is translated from the coding sequence GTGCAACTGAATAAAATTCCCGCCACTGTCGTCACTGGATTTCTTGGCAGCGGCAAGACCACCCTGCTGTCCAATCTGTTGAAACAAGCCAACGGCAAACGCATCGCAGTGATCGTCAATGAATTCGGCGAGCTGGATATCGACGCCGACCTCCTGCGCAATTGCCCGCTGGATTGCGACGACAACGCCGCCACGCAAACGGAATCCGGCATTTACGAACTCGCCAACGGCTGTATCTGTTGCACGGTGGAAGAGGAATTTCTGCCGGTAATGCAGAAGCTGGTGGAGCGCCGCGACCAGATCGACCACATTCTGATTGAGACCTCCGGTCTGGCGCTGCCCAAACCATTGGTGCAGGCGTTCAACTGGCCGGACATCAAACAGTTCTGCACCGTGGATGCGGTCATTACCGTGGTGGACGGCCCGGCTGTGGCGGCAGGCCGCTTCGCTCACGACCCGGAACGGGTGGAGCAACAGCGTCTGGCGGATGACAGCCTCGATCACAACCCCAGCCTGCAGGAGCTGCTGGACGACCAGCTCAGCTCGGCGGATCTGGTGGTTATCAGTAAGAGCGACTGCCTTGATGAAAACGCCCGCGCACAGGCGCTGCAACTGGTGCAGGCGAAGCTGCCTGAGCGGGTGAAAACGCTGTTCGTCGCCAATGGCGAGGTGGATTCGCAAGTGCTGATCGGGCTGGAAGCGGCGACGGAAGAGCGCATCGAAGCCATTCACACCCATCATGATCATCACCATGATCACGGTCATCACCACCGCCACGCCCATGACGATTTCGACTCCTGCGTCATTACCCTGGGCGCCGTGGACAGCGACAAGCTCCTGGCGATTACCCGCGACCTCATCAGCGCCAATACGATCTATCGGGTCAAAGGCTTCGTCGCCAACGGCGATAAACCAATGCGCCAAGTGGTGCAGGCGGTGGGCGACCGTATCGCCCACTATTTCGACCGCCTGTGGGGCGCAGACGAAGACCGTAAAACCCGCCTGGTGTTTATCGGCCAGGGCATTGACGCCTCCGCTCTACGTGACGCCCTGAGCGCGGCGGAAGTCTGA